GAACGGTCCTGGCGCTGAATGGTCAGCGTGCACAGTTCGATGGCTAGCAGTGCGGCGACATGATCGGGGAACGCCCGCAGGTAGTCGTTCATGCGCGCGATTCCGGTGGCACCGGCGACACAACCCAGACCGAACAGCGGCACCCGTTTGACGTCGGGTCGCAAGCCGATTCGCGTGGCCAGCCGCGCCTCTAACGTCGGCACCGCGAGTCCGGTAACCGTGGTCGAAAAGATGATGTCGATGTCGACCGGTTTGACCTTGGCGGCATCGAAGGCCGACAGCAACGTGCGCTCACCGAGCTCGAGCGCGATCTCGATGAACGCGTCATTCGCCTCGGTAAATCCGCTCAGCTGGGCGTACCGCGACAGTGGCAATGCGTGGTGGCGGGCCTGAACCCCGCTGCTGGTGGTGAATCGGTAAAACTCCGGGCCGGCGAAACCCGCTAGTGTCGCGACGATCTCGTCTTGGCTGTGCCGGTGTGGCGGGAAGTCGACGGTAACCGCTGCGAGCGAAGGACTTGCCGGCATGTTGGCTCTCGGTGATTGCCGGCGAGGAGTCACCGAACCCATCCCGTCATGGTATCGAGGTAGGAGGTGTCCATATAGGAGTGACGGGCGCGCGTCGCGGCCAGTTCAATCCGAGGGCGTTTTGTCCACCGCCGGCCGGGCCGAACGGAATCCGCCACCGCCACCGGCCGTCGTCGCTAGGTTGGACGGTGTGCGGATTCTGGTGACCGGTGCCACTGGCTACATCGGGTCACGTCTTGTTACTGCGCTCCTTGCTGAAGGCCACGAAGTGGTCGCCGCCACCCGAAATCCGGCTCGTCTTCGTCGGCTGGGGTGGGTTGACGACGTCGCGCCGGTGGTGCTTGACGCATCCGATCCCGCATCGGCTCGTCACGCGTTCGCCGAGTGCGGGCCCGTCGACGTCGTGTATTACCTGGTGCACGCGATCGGCGAACCCGGATTCCGGGAGGTTGACCAAGCCGCGGCCGCCAACGTCGCGACCGCGGCCAGGGAAGCGGGTGTGCGTCGCATCGTCTATCTGGGCGGCTTCGTACCCGACGGCGACGATCTCTCCGAGCATCTGGCCAGCCGCGCCGAGGTGGCCGATGCGCTGACCGTGGAGGGGGGCCCCGAATTGGTATGGCTGGGAGCCGCGATGATCCTCGGTGCCGGGTCGACGTCGTTCGAGATGCTGCGCTACGTCGGCGACCGGTTCCCGATAATGCCGATGCCGGCCTGGATGGATAACCCGATTGACCCGATTTCGATCCGCGACGTGCTCTACTACCTGGTCGCTGCGGCCGGTTCTGAACAAGTAGCGGCCGGCGCCTATGACATCTGCGGTCCCGACACCACGTCCTACCGTGAATTGCTCAAGACGTATGCACGCATCGCCGGAAAATGGCACACGGGCCTGCCGGTCTGGGGTGTCGACACCGCGGTGGCGTCGCGATTGACCGCGGTGGCGCTGCCGGTTCCCGACGGGCTAGCCGCGGATCTGGTGGAGTCGCTGGCCCACCCGATGCTTGCCGCCGGTACCGGGCTGCGCGATCGGGTTCCCGACCCGCCCGGCGGCTTGCTGGCCGTCGACGCCGCGATCGGGCTGGCGTTGTCCAGTCCGCCGCCGCGGCCTGTCAACGCATTGGTTGATCCGCACCACCTCGCCGACAGCGACCCGGTGTGGGCTGGTGGCGACGCTCTGCGCCTCCGGCAGGTGGCGCGCGCGGTGACACCGCGCATTGCGCATCCGACGCTGGGGTTGGTGAACACCGTCCCGGGGCCGCTGGCGGGTGCGCTGCGAACCGGCCTCGACCTATTGATCACTCTCACGCCGAAGGTGCGCTCCGCATGACCGACCTGAACACCCGACCCGCCAGCAGCGCGCTGGACGAAATCCGTCGCGCCATCACCAATGTCGCTGTGCCACACCATGAACCGCCTTCGGTGGTGCGCCGTCGGCGCGTCGTGGTCGCGGTGGTTTTGGTGCTCGGCGCGGTGATGCTCGGCCTGTCGATGAGTCGCCATCCGGGCGAGGCAAGCTTTTACTGGCTGACCGCGGCATTGGCGGCGCTGTGGGTGATCGGGGCCTTCGCCTCCGGCCCGCTGCATCTGGGTGGCATTTGCTGGCGGGGCCGCAATCAGCGCCCGGTGATCAGCGGCGCGACCGTTGGCCTGTTGCTGGGGGGCGTGTTCGTAGCGGGCGGGGTAATCGCTCGCGAAATTCCGGCAGTGTCGGAGTTGATCACTCGAGTGCTGCAATTCGCCGACCAGGGTTCCTGGCGGTTGACCCTGTCCATCGCGTTGCTAGGGGCGATCGCCGAGGAGCTGTTTTACCGCGGCGCGCTCTACACCGCGCTGGGCCGCCGCCATCCGACCCTTGTTTCGACCTTCTTGTACGTCGCCGTCACCCTGGCCAGCCAGAATCTGATGCTCGGCTTCGCCGCGGTCGTGTTGGGCACGGTGTGCGCCTGGGAGCGCCGCGCGACGGGCGGGGTGCTGGCGCCGATACTGACCCACTTCGTGTGGAGTCTGGTCGTGCTGCTGGCACTGCCGCCGCTGTTCGGGTTTTAGACGCTGTCGGTGAAGGTCGGTGTGCGACGCTGCTGGAAAGCTGTTGCGCCCTCGATGAAGTCGGGTGATTTCAGCAGTACTGTCTGCCCCCGCAATTCTCGGTCGAGCGCGGCGTCGAGTTCGGTGAGGGTGGCTGCGTTGATGGCGTCTTTGGTCTTGGCGAATGCGACCGCGGGCCCGGACAGGAGCGTGCAGACTACTTTGTCGACCTCGGCGTCGAACTGGTCGGCGGGGTAGACGGCGCTGACCAGACCGGCCGCCAGCGCGTCGGCGGCCGGTAATCGCTCGGCGAGCAGCGCCATCCGCATGGCCTGGGTCCGGCCGATCGACGCGGCGACCAGCGCCGACGCACCGCCGTCCGGCATCAGGCCGACTTTGGTAAATGCGAGCATGAAAAACGCTGCGTCCGAAGCTAGTACGAGATCACATGCGAGAGCCAGTGATACCCCGACTCCGGCGGCGGGACCCTGTACGACGGCCACCACCGGTCGTGGCAGCGCCGTGATCGCCCGCACCGCGCGGTTGGCTTCCTCGATGATCTCGGTGCCCGGACCGCCGCTGCCTGACACGTCTTCGGCGCTCATCCCGGCACCGGAACAAAAGCCGCGGCCCGCTCCGCCCAGGCGGACCACCTTGACTCGCGAATCAGTGGCCGCGCGCTCCATCGCGTCGGCGATCCCGGCCAGCACCGGCGTGGTCAGCGAATTGAGGCTGTCGGGGCGATCGATAATCACCGACAGCACCCCGTCGGCGAGTGTGACGGACAGGCCTGCGACTGGTGTTAGCTCGTCGATCCCAGAGTTGATGGCGGTCATGGCCATCACCTTAGGTGACTTGAGATGACCGGGATGCGCGGCCATCGGGGGCGGCTGCGAAGATGCCACTGGGTAGAAGGAGGTCGCGAGATGGCTGGACCGCTAACGGGTCTGCGGGTGATCGAGCTGGCCGGCATCGGGCCGGGCCCGCATGCTGCGATGATTCTTGGTGACCTGGGGGCTGACGTCGTGCGCGTTGAACGGCCCACCGCGGCCAGCGGGCCGGTCCGCGACGCGATGCTGCGTAACCGCCGCTTCGTCACCGCCGACCTCAAGTCCGATGAGGGCCGCGAGTTGGTGCTGCGGCTGGTCGCGAAGGCCGACGTGCTGATCGAGGGTTATCGCCCGGGTGTCACCGAGCGGCTGGGCCTGGGCCCCGATGACTGCGCGCGGGTCAACGATCGACTGATTTATGCCCGGATGACGGGCTGGGGTCAGACGGGCCCCCGCAGCCAGCAGGCCGGTCATGACATAAACTACATCTCGCTCAACGGTGTGCTGCATGCGATCGGCCGGGCGGGGCAGCGACCGGTGCCGCCGCTGAATCTGGTCGGCGACTTTGGTGGCGGGTCGATGTTCTTGCTGGTCGGCATTCTGGCGGCGCTGTGGGAGCGGCAGGCTTCCGGCAAGGGTCAGGTCATCGACGCCGCGATGATCGACGGGTCGTCGGTGCTGATCCAGATGATGTGGGCGATGCGGGCGATGGGCATGTGGTCCGACGAGCGCGGTACCAACATGCTCGACGGCGGCGCGCCCTACTACGACACCTACGAATGCGCCGACGGCCGCTATGTCGCGGTGGGCGCGATCGAGCCGCAGTTCTACGCCGAACTGCTCAAGGGCCTGGGCTTGGACGACGCCGACTTACCCGGGCAGAACGACCGCAGCCGTTGGCCGGAACTGCGGACCCGGATCGCCGAGGTGATCGGCTCCAAAGATCGCGACCACTGGGCCACGGTGTTTGCCGATTCCGACGCCTGTGTGACGCCGGTGCTGTCGTTCGGCGAAGTCGAGACCGAGCCGCACATCACCGCCCGTCGCACCTTCTACCAGGCGGACGGCGGGCTGCAGCCGGCGCCTGCGCCGCGGTTTTCCCGGACGGTGCCAGACCAGCCCCGGCCAGCGGGCCCGCCGGGGTCTGACACCGAAGCGGTACTGGCCGACTGGGTATAGTCCGCGACCGATTGGTAGACCGAAAGCGCGTGACCGGCCACAAGAAAGGAACCGTGTGGAGATCAAAGACGCCGTAGCACTGGTCACCGGTGGTGCGTCGGGACTGGGACTGGCCACCACCAAATGCTTCCTTGACCTCGGCGCACAGGTG
This Mycobacterium xenopi DNA region includes the following protein-coding sequences:
- a CDS encoding type III polyketide synthase, which produces MPASPSLAAVTVDFPPHRHSQDEIVATLAGFAGPEFYRFTTSSGVQARHHALPLSRYAQLSGFTEANDAFIEIALELGERTLLSAFDAAKVKPVDIDIIFSTTVTGLAVPTLEARLATRIGLRPDVKRVPLFGLGCVAGATGIARMNDYLRAFPDHVAALLAIELCTLTIQRQDRSVANLVASSLFGDGAAAVVATGAERKQVGPRVLATRSRIYPETEDVMGWRIGSDGFQIVLSVEVATVTEKYLAEDVRNFLADHGLTIADVSTWVCHPGGPRVIEAVENVLDLPPNALDHTRKSLRDNGNLSSVSVLDVLRATMADPPPPGSIGLMIAMGPAFCSELVLLGW
- a CDS encoding CPBP family intramembrane glutamic endopeptidase, whose amino-acid sequence is MTDLNTRPASSALDEIRRAITNVAVPHHEPPSVVRRRRVVVAVVLVLGAVMLGLSMSRHPGEASFYWLTAALAALWVIGAFASGPLHLGGICWRGRNQRPVISGATVGLLLGGVFVAGGVIAREIPAVSELITRVLQFADQGSWRLTLSIALLGAIAEELFYRGALYTALGRRHPTLVSTFLYVAVTLASQNLMLGFAAVVLGTVCAWERRATGGVLAPILTHFVWSLVVLLALPPLFGF
- a CDS encoding enoyl-CoA hydratase; the protein is MTAINSGIDELTPVAGLSVTLADGVLSVIIDRPDSLNSLTTPVLAGIADAMERAATDSRVKVVRLGGAGRGFCSGAGMSAEDVSGSGGPGTEIIEEANRAVRAITALPRPVVAVVQGPAAGVGVSLALACDLVLASDAAFFMLAFTKVGLMPDGGASALVAASIGRTQAMRMALLAERLPAADALAAGLVSAVYPADQFDAEVDKVVCTLLSGPAVAFAKTKDAINAATLTELDAALDRELRGQTVLLKSPDFIEGATAFQQRRTPTFTDSV
- a CDS encoding CaiB/BaiF CoA transferase family protein, with translation MAGPLTGLRVIELAGIGPGPHAAMILGDLGADVVRVERPTAASGPVRDAMLRNRRFVTADLKSDEGRELVLRLVAKADVLIEGYRPGVTERLGLGPDDCARVNDRLIYARMTGWGQTGPRSQQAGHDINYISLNGVLHAIGRAGQRPVPPLNLVGDFGGGSMFLLVGILAALWERQASGKGQVIDAAMIDGSSVLIQMMWAMRAMGMWSDERGTNMLDGGAPYYDTYECADGRYVAVGAIEPQFYAELLKGLGLDDADLPGQNDRSRWPELRTRIAEVIGSKDRDHWATVFADSDACVTPVLSFGEVETEPHITARRTFYQADGGLQPAPAPRFSRTVPDQPRPAGPPGSDTEAVLADWV
- a CDS encoding NAD(P)H-binding protein, with translation MRILVTGATGYIGSRLVTALLAEGHEVVAATRNPARLRRLGWVDDVAPVVLDASDPASARHAFAECGPVDVVYYLVHAIGEPGFREVDQAAAANVATAAREAGVRRIVYLGGFVPDGDDLSEHLASRAEVADALTVEGGPELVWLGAAMILGAGSTSFEMLRYVGDRFPIMPMPAWMDNPIDPISIRDVLYYLVAAAGSEQVAAGAYDICGPDTTSYRELLKTYARIAGKWHTGLPVWGVDTAVASRLTAVALPVPDGLAADLVESLAHPMLAAGTGLRDRVPDPPGGLLAVDAAIGLALSSPPPRPVNALVDPHHLADSDPVWAGGDALRLRQVARAVTPRIAHPTLGLVNTVPGPLAGALRTGLDLLITLTPKVRSA